In Lycium ferocissimum isolate CSIRO_LF1 chromosome 3, AGI_CSIRO_Lferr_CH_V1, whole genome shotgun sequence, the genomic window TTAATATGATGTCTTAATTTAATGCATTCTTAATTTTTAACTAAACAATTGACTGAAATTTTGTGCAGGTGGTGTTTAAGGCATACTGAGGCAAACTGGATGAAATATTGGAAGTCAGGTGAAATGAAGAAACTTCTATGTTGGTCTGCTTGGAGTACTTATGAGGAGGATTTTAAGGACCAGTTGATTACAATTGGTGAATTGTCAGAGGATGCTGCCAAGGACTTTCTTAAGTATCCAGTAGAAAGATGGTGTAGAGCTTATATGGACACTGTTTGTAAAAATCAGATGGTGGATAACAACTTCACTGAGTCCTTCAATTCATGGGTACTACAACCAAGAGGTAAGCCTATCTTGAGGATGCTTGAGGAGATTAGACTTAAGATAATGAATAGGCTGAGAGAAAAGGAAGTTGACGTAAGGACATGGACCACTAATTACAGTCCATATTGCATGAACTTGTTTACTTCCCACATAATGATAGCAAACTTGTATAATATTACTTTTAATGGTGAGGATGGGTATGAAGTGTCTGACGGTGATAATAGGCACACAGTGAATCTGGTACAAAAGAAATGCACCTGCAGATCTTGGCAGCTGACTGGCATCCCATATCCCCATGCCATCAAGGCATTGTTGCACCAAAAGATTAAACCTATGACTGAAATTAACTGGTGGTATAGCAAGGTGTTGACATATGGGCCCAAGTCAAGGCACCTGTTAGAGGGGAGAGATTCTGGAAAGTGTTACCAGAACATAAAATGGCCCCACCTGACATTGTGAAGACTATTGGCAGACCTAAGGTGAAAAGAATAAGAGAAAAAGATGCAGCAATTAAAAGAGTTGGAGAGTGGGCACATTCTAGAAAAGGAACTAGAATGACATGTAGCAAGTGTGGTTCATATTCTCACAATGCAAGGAAATGCAAGGTAATTACCTATCTTATTTATACTTTACCTATGAAATATTCAAATGAACTAATCAATTTACTTGTTTTTTTATAGGATGCTGAAGAAGCAAGTACTTCAAGAACTAGGAAAAGGGCCAGATATGTTGAAGCACAAGAGGTTGATGTCAATAGTTCAGCACCTCAACCATCACAAGAAGGTGACTTCCATTTCAAGCCCATACCTAGAGTTCCACAGAAGCAAAAGATGAAAGATTTGGTCCCTTTTCAGAGGATGATAGTGATCCAGATCTAAGGCCAAAGATCATTTCTGAAGAGCAAACAAGGTTGAGAATGAGGCAAGCTAGAATAGTGCAAACTGGGAGTAGAGTGATTTCTTTCAAGGGTGACCATACTAGTGTGAGTGAGCCTACAGATTTGCCTTACTCACCTACTAAGCTTACTTggaaaggaaatgaaattgtCACTAGCAACCACTTGAAAAGGGCAAGAGAGAAGAAGGTGGGAAAGATCAAATTTAGACTCTTGGTTCTATTTATTAGTTGTAATATTGACTTAATTCTGCCAGATATTGTATTTCCAACTACCAAATAGGATCAGTTTTTGCAAGATTTGGTAGTTCAAAATGTAAGCTACTAGtttttgttttgtgttatgGTCTGGCAAAGTGCAAACAATGGCAAGTGTAGGTTTAAGTATCTTCAGTTTGTTGGATTGCTAGTTTATGTCTGTTGGTatgtttatgaaaaataatgaatatgGTAATATTTTGACTTGTGTAATGACTATGGTGTTTCTGTCCAGTTTCTGGAATTTGTTTGTAGAATGGTTGTTGACACATTTTAAGTGTAGTTTTTATGCCACTGTTTTGTCTAATTTTGCACCTTAAGTGAGCACATGAAATGTGTACAAGATACACTAACTTCATTCGAATACCACACAATACACCAAGTTTAACAACatacatcaacatcattacaAAACAACACAATACACCAACTAAAACATCACACATGAACTTCATTACATCACAACAAAAtacaacaacttcaacatcatacatCACCTTCATTACAATAAACACAAGGAACCTACATAACTATTACAACAAACGCAAGGAACTTCATCAACGCCGTTACAACAACACCATTTTCTTCATCATCCCAACAATCTGCATAACTACATTCACTTCATCATCCCAACAAGAAACACAAGGAACAAAgcacatgaaataaaaatgatagTTTTCAACTTTTTGATTTTCTTCTCCAAAGTCACAACTCTTTCGGCCTCTTGAACTGATATAAACTccatttcttcaactttctcCTCTAAAATACTAAGTTTGGCAGCCTCTTAGAGATTgacaaaatcattttcttcaagtttcttcttCAGATTGTCCCTTTCAATAATAATAGCCTCCATATCATCAATTAGATTCCTCATATTAAACCTTTCATCGACATCCATTCCATCGACTATCCTTTTCAATTTGTTTCTTTCCGCCTTCATATTATCCAATTTACTCTTTAGATCTAATATAACTGTTACTGCCCTTGGTGGGAGTTGATGTTTGTCTTGCCATTCTCAATATCCACAATTAGTAACCTACAACAAAATTGAAGAGATTTAATGTATTTTAGTCATCAAATACGAATGTCAAAGAAATGCATACTAATTTACAAATAAAATTCATCAAAATGTACAATCATATAACCAATTAAAACATACTTAGTTCAACATTGTAGTATATAAACATGTAAAACGAAAATGAATTTAGAACTTACTTTGGGTCTTGGACATTTGTAGAACCTTCTAGCTCCCAGCATTTGCATCAGTCCAAGCGGTCAAATTTAGAGCGTTAACTCCACAACGACATTTTATAGCATTTCGACTTTTAGTGGAATTGATGGAGCCTTCCGACATTTCTTGAGAATCAAAGGTTAAGAGAGGATATTCTCAAATTAGGATTCTGATTTGGGTGGTGGGAGTGAGAAATTAGGGTAAATGGGCTTTAGGAGTATTTATTGGATGGGTAAATAATGAATGGGTCGGGTGGGTGTggttgggttgggttgggttAGGGAAGGGTATTGGGCCTTTAATTGATGTGGCATTGCCACATGGCAATTTTTTTTACATGTGGCTTGCCACATCAGATTAAGTGGCAAGCCGTTAAGCGGAGGGGTATTGGTGGCCTCATTTGGTAACGGTGAGGGCCATTTTGACACGAAAAACTAACGGAGGGTATAGGTGACCTATTTCGAATAGTTCAGGggtattttgacccttttccgtttataaGCAGCCACAATCGGTTCCCAACTCGGAAAATTAAGGAGTCTTTTTGTAGATGGAATTTCAAAAGGAAGGAAGTTCTAATCCCATTTAAATTTGGAAACGCATcataatatatttttctataaaatgtttttttttggaaataaatgagtttcttattttttttaaattaattaaaccaACCCCTTAAGCTACATTAACCCTTGGTGTGGGGGATTTGGCAAGACCTCTACTTTAATTTGTAAGtgagttttttatttattttttagtgtttggtaTGTACGTAAAATAATATTGTCCCAagagcatttatatgtaatttAAGTAAAAAATCTTGTAAATTTTAGGATAAGGGGGGAATGGGCATTTGGGGGGATGGTCAAGGAGTGGGGGCTGGAGGCGGCGTTGGGGAGAAAATAATGAGCTTGGGAGACCACTGTTGGATTTGTTTTCTCTGCTCCCAATAGAAAAGTCATTTTCTCCATTTCaaaggaacttgttttctttgaaaaaatatttcctcAATACTAGGTTGTAGATAATATTTCATGGTGTTTTCCTTGAGATtatttttccagaaaaaaaaatcaagttgtTTTTCTATCCTAAATTATATAGTTTGTGGAACTCTCAGATTGGTGGAAGAAGTATTCAACTAGAAGCATAAGCCTTGAATTatgtgaaaatagaaaaaataaaaaataacacatcCTGCATGGTCTTGTGTCGGCTCTGTAAATATATGTTTTGTGTCACAAAATCAATTGACCCGTATTTTCAAGGAACAATAGACAAATATCATAATTATTCAATTCGGATACTTACCATAGTACATTGTTACATAGTACACCCAGATACATTATTCTACAAAGAAAGCAAACCCTTCCTAGGAGAAGGCAAAACCTTCCTAGGAACTTTTATTACTCTTTCTGCAAAAGAGTTTATTAGGACACATGAAACAGGAAAATGGGAAATTGACTAGTAGTACTTAGTCTTATTATTcttgcatatttttattttattatgcaTCCAAAATAAGCTCTTGGGGTTTAGGATCAAGGGAATAATTAGTAACCCCCTACAGTTTTATTTATACTCTCCTTGAGCATCTCAAGGTGCAAGTCGGGACCAATATCAGCAAACTCATCAGGCATTTTGTTCCAATCTAGTGATTACATCCAAGATTTTATTCACCAAAATGTCACTTCCTTCTTTTGTTAAATGCATTCCATCCCTACACAAACAAAATTCAAAGCTTACCATTTATTCATAAGCTCTTCCtagaaaatatttaaataatcaTAACACTTATTAAGTAATTACATATAAATCTCTTAATAAGTATAAATTGGTATTTAGTAAAAATGGCAACTAACCTGCTATCATGTTACATGCCGTTAGGCCAAGCTACAAAATCTGTTTATTTTGAAAAGCTCTTTTTGTcagaagtgttttttttttaaaaaaataatatttttagagGTTAGCAGTTTATGTTTGACTAATCAATTAGAAAAATACTTTTGTCAAGtgcttttgaaagaaaaaaaactattttttcagCTTCTAAAAGCAACTATTGTTAAAACTCAAAAGCacgtattattttctaaaagtttgaTCAAACACCTCAACATTCTAAAGATAAGAACttcattttttaagaaaaatacacTTTTGAATCCCAGGAACTTGGCCAAACATATTATAAAATTCACTGGTTGTGCAAGAACAAATTTAGACTCTcagagcatatatatataacttaatttcCTTTGTTCAACAAGAATTATGACAATATTGTTTACGACTACTACTACTACATTATAATAACTCCAAAATCAAAGAGTAGAAGTAGCAAATTTGATTACCAGAAGACATCAGGGCGTTCGTTTAACGCTGACCAAAAATCAATAACCGGCACACATAATTCTTGGCCTAATTTAATACCAGCTTCTGAGTATATGCGAGATACCTCATTTGTTCTACCTCGATTATCCCTGATTAGAAGAAGAATTAATACTTTTAAACaatagttaattaattattacttgaaaattaaataagaGGTCATAGGTGTTTCAGTATTATTGGGGTTAATTAATTACCAGTAATGCTTGACAACTTGTTCCTCGTTTACCGGTGGAGCGCTTAGCATAATTAGACGAGTCTTTTCTGAAAGGCCCTGTAAGTCATGTGACGGGAGTTTTTTTAGAAATACCAAATAAAGAGAATTTAAGTTTATTCGAACTTGATATTTATATTAAAGCAAATATGCATGATACGTGTTTTTACATAAACTGATAAACATataatcaataaataagcactCTCATCTCATTAGGATAGACCATTTACATCACACCGTTTGGGGTGCGGTCCTGCCCCGGACCCCGCTAACGCGAATGCTTTGTGCACCGAATTGTCCTTTTTATctcattaaatcacttaattaGTGTAAGTTAATATGATTCGATGCAAACCACTCGATGCGAATAAGTATATTTATCAGCCAGATCTAACTTCATGTACCTTGATATGAAGTGCAATCTTCCTCATGTTTTCAACATATTCATCAAGAGGGACATGAGTGCTGTTAGGAAATTCAGGATCTGCTGAATCATTCTCACCAAAATAAAGTATGACAAGAGAAGGCTGAATTTCTGCATCCTACATGTGAATTAAACAAATTGTAATAAATTAGAACTCCatatcagaaaaaaaaaatctttgaggAAGAAAAACAAACATTATTATAAATTTTGGAACATCGACTAGCTAGCCAATAAGGTCTAAACTAAACTCATGGGTTTAGTTCTAATAATAACATGTAATTTAGGTTAGCTACGGCAGAAGGCGTGGCGTGGTGGGATTGGATAAGGTCTCTCCATCCTTTACTACAGGTTTCTTTACGAGCCTTGTgaatagaaaggaaaaaaaccGACCGCGAATGCAATTGTAGAGCCAACCAGTTATAAATATGGGGTCATACTCTTACATTTTTGTAAATTCAAAAAGCgaatattttaactttttcgTTAATTCTGCCTGATATATGGATAAAATGCAGAACATTTAGTTGGTCTGCATAAGTTAATTTTTTGCAAAAGAAAAGTCCAAcctaagaaaaaaattcaatgtTTTGTAGTAAGAGTTTTATTCTAGCAGGTGGTAGCTGGGTATATCCAGGATGCACACAAATCATTCAAAATTAAACATACATGCAATATTCATAAGATATATACCTTTGGGAAAACTCTCTCGTAAATTTTAAGAGCCATCCTTGAGTTCCAACCAGAATATCCACGCAACATTATATCGGCCTGTtccaattattaaaaaaaaaaaaaaaaagattaacttAGAGTTGGAAATATTAATTTCAACTTATAATTATTTGCCTATTTTATAGAAAAGGACCTTGCTTGGAATTATTTGGGATTCTTGATTGTGGCAAAGAGCCAAAGATTAGTCCAGTACCGCAATAAATTTATAAATCTTATGGCGGATATAGAAATAGAGgctctttaattaattattactGTATTACTTATTATCTTAATTACTCCAATATATTTCTGTTTCCAGTAGTATTAGTTCACTTTGTGACACTTGTTGGCTTCTTAATCGTTATGTCAGAACCCTAAGCTGGCAGAGAtaaaatttcatgttgttgaagtatgtgaccatctcatctaaaagcttaagccGTTTTATAGAgtagatttttttatttactttaattatattctcaacacGCTCCCAaacacatgattttttttataatgagTGGCGGTGAAATTTGATCCCAGAACCTCTATCTACTCTAATACCATATTAAAGTGTGTggccatctataacacatgcaTTTAGCTATCAAATTAATGTCTCTTAATAACAAACATAGTCACCTGACTTGCAATGAAAAGGTGATATCCGGTTAACTATCCCGAAGTTTTGCAAGAATGATAGTTTTAAAAAGTACTCAATAAAATTGATTGGTTTTGAgcatagaaaaataaatttgatgatttaattttattgtaaTTATACTATAAGTTGAGTGACCTTCTATGTAATTAACCCCTCACTGATATCTTACTTCTCATGAAATTGTAAATCCTGATTGATATGACATTTTGAAATACATATAGGATTATAGTCCAATTTACATCTGCTTGAGCATATACAGTGTTGATATTACTGGTTCATCTGATCAGAGCTATTTTGGCTTAGACTCTATATATGTTTTAAAAGAATTTACTATATAAGTATAAATAATAGATTTCCAATAAAGTAAATCAAATGGATAATGAGAGAATCTTGAATTTGAATTCATATGAATCCTGTATATGCTTCAGCGTATATGCAATTCTCTTATATATAGTCCCTCAGTTTCACTTCATGTGATGAGGCATAAAATTTgcgaaagaaaagaaaatgtttgAAACTTATGGTCATAAGTGTGTCATGCTTCTTCTGAGTGAGAACATAACATATGAATCTATCGTCTAAATTCTGAATTCGCCTCTGTTAAACTTGGGCAGCAGAAATACCTTGCGAGAGTAGAGAGTTGCAAGGGTTGCACCCCAACCATGAAAGTAGTAGCTTAACTGCACTATTGAAGATCCAAATAGGACAAACAATGGGCGATTTGGTCCtaccattttttctttttgctgtcTTTtcactcaacaacaacaaaagattTTCCTATTTGATGCCATAAACAGTTGCATGTCTACAGTATTTATACCGACGGATGCCCACAaacaacaaaattttaaaaaaaattcatacacGTGCATACCAATATAACAATATAATATGCATCCAACTTAATTTGGTATGCGTACACCTttgttctttatttatttttttgacctTTATTCTTTATTCGTTTACCTTTTATTCCCACTTATTATATTCTACGTTTACCTTTTATTCCCACTTATTATATTCTAAATAGTACTAAAAATTCTATCTTTGCCAAGATCCGCTCCACCCTGCTAAGTATTagatgttatctgttgatatATATAGCACAGTCAGTAGTAGGCGTTTGGATTTGAATGAGTGATattataattaagaaaaaagaatatttgaggttaagttgaaaaagaatatttgaaaACTAAAGTTGTATTTGGTATTTGTAGTTTTGTGAGGGAGAAAAAGTTTTTACTTGAAAAACTGGTTCAGACCAATTGTGCTAAATAGAAAAAATGTACAATTAAACACgcttttgaagaagaagaaaaaaaaaaaaaagcaacaacaaaaaaaaggcCAAATGGTCCTTAGATTCTCTACTTACTTTTATCACGTAAAGTTGAAGTGGAACTAGAATTTCGTGTTTCTGAGTTCCGGATTCTAAAATAGGCAGCTTATTGGAttctaataaattatttttacatattaagtaaatttctaattcaaataCACAAATTTAAGTGAAAATTATTGAATTCTGTTAAACCCGTAAGCAAAATTATAGCTTTGTGGAGTCCATTCTTAACATCGAGGGCAATGGACTTTGAAGAAATTATTCTTTGGTTTTATTATTCATTCGCTACCAATGCCCTATTTGTCGCACTTTATGTGGGAAACCTTGAATGTATTGCGCTTATTCTTCAAACATTAATATCTTGTTTTGTCTTTTAGTTTCTCATCATCGTGAAATAGTATGGATAGGTACTTTTGTTCCAAATATTGTGGAACCATATATAGATGTAGATAGAAAAAAGAAAGTGGACATGTTTTTGGAAGGAGGGTgaggattattttatttttttgtggatGTCTCTAGGGATTTTGTAGCTTTTTTAAACAAAAGCACATGGAACATGTGAGTCGAATAAACTATCGTTGTTTAACATTGATGGCTATGTACATTATTATCAATAGTTCAAACTCGTGATAATGTACAAGAAAGACTTCATTCAAATCCTTTTAAAAGGTGGATTAAGGATTTAAATATCATagatttgattttgaaattctaTAATATTTATTCGGCTCAAAATATATTGGTTGTACTTATATAGTGAGTTTTTAACACATATACGCGATTTAAGATAAAATTACTTGTTTAGATGAAACTCATAAGGTATGCACTATACAGATGCCTATGAGATTAGAGCACAATTATGTATATAGAGGAATTGTACTTTTCCAATGAATTGTGATATTGGTCTTTTTAAAATATGACTAAGCAcatttaacttttaattaattgaagtgTGCACTGCATTTTTTATCCTTTCTACTTGTGAATCTTCACGTATTTATCAAATCATTAACGATATAACATACTGTATTTCCTAAGTAAAGAGACAGAAAATACAtactttagttaattaaatttcaaatgtGCTTAATTGTATATCGTAAGAACCAAACCAAAAATCATCACTAAATGAGGGGTCAAAATTATTGTCACTCCCTAATCCCTGTATGTATAAAAGAAGAAATTACACCTCCTTAATTGGAATAGTGCTGCCCAACCTAAAACCTGGGAGAGTAGGAGTAGTTTAAATGAAGGCAAATAATGCCTCGTCAATTTCTAGCTTAGGTTGGAGACTTGTCAAAAATAAGTATGCCCCTCGGATTTAAGCCTCAAAATAATTACCAAAAAGTTGGACTACTAACCACAAGTTAACCATAAAACTAAACaaattttagtgtttttttttctggtTTTCCATTTGGTGTTTGTTACCCACATTGAAGCCCGACTATATCCGGATTCACGTCGCGTAGGGCCCATTTGAGCCAAGCGCTCGTTACCAAGGATTTTTTCATATCCAAGGCTCGAACCAAAAACCTCTGGTTAAGAGAGAAGCAGCCCCATCTTCTGCACCAAGTTCTCTGGTGAtactaaacaaagaaaaaaaaaattgtacttaGAAAAGTATCAAAGAAGGATGAAAATTTAGCCACTCGAGGAATCAATGGGCTGTGGGAAGGAGGAATACTATAGGACTTTAGTACAATAATTTGGATGAAAGAAGGATCGGGACCATTATTGGATAATATTTTGTTGAAGTgggaaaaaaataagtataagagtttgtaattgaaaaataatgtttgtaagttgaagttgtatttccGGCTtgaatttcattttaaaaaagttaaagttCTCTATGAAAATTATTATTGAAATACTTCTTAAACCTATctctcaaatttcaaatactctatttcaaaatgaagttgaaatgacAAATTGTAAAACAAACGCaaaaaaatgttcaaacgttccaaataatattcatgactcatgaCTCATGAGTATTAAGTACCGTCGTGTTCGGTCTCATCAGTAGTATAACTTATAcacttatatattttaaattttaaatttaatagtaTAAAAGAATTAAGTACGTATGTGAACAGTAAATAAGTTTTAGTCACTATAAATACACGTTATGTAATAAGTagtaaaaaactaaaaataatatattaccATATAATTTAAAGAAGTAtcttattatttaaaatattttaaattagtaTTAAACAACTAGTATCGTAAGAATAAAGGATATCTTCTCACATATTAAAGATCATATCCAATTGTAAATTCAAATTTAGCTATCTCATCTGACTATAATCTGATCTTTTAGTAATTGTTTCACATTAAAATAACAAATAGTACTGTTAAAGATATAGACATGAgatgtattttttgaaaataaatatttgatcctgAAAAAGAACCCAATCAATCAATTACTCCGTAAATACTTTAATTAGCCACCCTACACTAGCTAGTAGCTCCGGATTCTGGTTGAAATTATTAACACTTTCTTGAATGGAAAGACAATAACACGTGTAACTTGTGAACATCAAACCATTAAAAATTATGGTACGATAAGTATTTCTCCATTATTAATAAGATCTTTCAGTTTCAAGCTTTAAGATAGCATAATAAGAAAGTGTTTTATCTCCAAAGCAAGACTTTCCGACACTAATTTAAATTAGTTGGATCTCAAAATAACTACTAAAGATCGAATAAAAGAAATTGTCATACACGTGATGTGTGatttactttttacttttacttcaaataaataatttaagtttTGAAAGTTAATTTGAGGCAAGTGAAATAATGGTTGATCACTTaagaattttcaatttttcttccaattGAAATCAATATTTAAATAcgatttcaactttcaaatctCTTTATTACCTTCTAGCTTCAAATATTCAGTTTTCCTTAACTTCACCCAaatattcatgatttttatctCATTCAAACCTCTAAATAGAAATGAAAGAAGACATGAAAGTCAAATCACATAATCAAATGAAATTTCCTGACTTGTAAGATAAATATTACtccttttgtttcaatttatctGATTTGTGAAAGAACTGAATTAGAGAAATTCGTGATTTTTAAATATGCCATAAGTATTTTACGTAATTACAATATTCttgaaatttgtgattttaagcatatcataacatttgtTTGGCTATAAAAGAAAGACATATATTCAAATGGATCAAAAAGGAGACTTATTCCATTGGAAATCTCACAAACAATGGATACTTCTGTAGATAATCTAGAGTTGATATGGAAAATGAAATGGGATTTTTACTCTCTATGACAATTAGGGAAATATAATTACCCGTTTTAGCCCACTTTTAGTTTATTACCCGAGTTAGCCACGAAGTAGGCCTGACGGCTTGGCACTCGATTTTCCGTCTAGTAATTGAATAGCAACACTTTTCATATTCGTTCCATCATTTTTGGATTTGTAGATTGAAGAACTTAGTAGCTTCTCGTTGAATTTGATACCCTATTTGACTCAACACTGTTCTTGTAAGAGGTACCCTTTTGATTATCAATGATAGTTATCTCATTTCACATCTGGGATttaattgagatttgagaaCTAATTGTTGAGTCGTACTAATcttgaaattttaaagttaGTATTTCAGACCCATCTGTTAATTTTTGTTTGTTCAGTCTTGTTTTTGGGTTGCTTTGCAACTATATGAACACTCCAGTAATTGAATGGATGCAAACCCATATGTTGATTTTGTTcgtttcttctctctctttttttttttttttttttttttgtgggcggggggcgggggggggggggggttgttttcttaattgattctcaagttcaaaaatatcaaaactcaAGCACTTTTCATACACATGTATAAACCCCTCTTATGTGTACACACCCCTTGTATAaggttgtataatattgtataacgGTGTAGAAGTGTGTATAAATACCTcttatacacaattatacacttttatacaaggttgataaaTTATCTACAGTaagtgtataaagttgtatatggTTGTATAATGTTATATACCGTGAATAATTGGCTATGcgaatgtaaattaaaaatatggctacgtaaatgttatttcttatgctgaattgtacattattgaaatttccCCGAATGAAATCCCTCAACAAGACTGAATACTTTTTATCATGATTCTTTTATGTCTTAACAGGATTCCCACAAAAAGACTTCCTTAAAATTAAAGCGGAAACATTAGTCAGGAAGACATAAAAGTTAGCCATATCTTTACACAATTGTGATATAGAGAATAAATTCCTAGCTGGATTGAAGGTCTGTGCATATACTTGCAACATGTCCCTTTGGAGGAAACTGATATAAATATATGGAGGAGCTGAATATTTTGGAGATCAATTAAACAGGTGTGTTTGGAGGAAAATACTGTAGCAGACTCTTTAGAAAAGATTGGACTTGCGTTAGAAGACCACGCAGTGGCGGAGCCATAAATTCGAACAGGGGatt contains:
- the LOC132050924 gene encoding uncharacterized protein LOC132050924, translated to MAPPDIVKTIGRPKVKRIREKDAAIKRVGEWAHSRKGTRMTCSKCGSYSHNARKCKDAEEASTSRTRKRARYVEAQEVDVNSSAPQPSQEGDFHFKPIPRVPQKQKMKDLVPFQRMIVIQI